The following are from one region of the Pseudohongiella spirulinae genome:
- a CDS encoding ferredoxin--NADP reductase: MAAISKQSVTSVHHWNESLFSFTTTRDKGLRFENGHFVMVGLEVDGRPLMRAYSIASANYDEELEFFSIKVPDGPLTSRLQNIKVGDEVYVSSKPTGTLVAEHLRPGRNLYLVGTGTGLAPFMSIIRDPEVYDRFERVVLVHGVRRIVDLAYKDYITKELPQNEFFGDVVREKLLYYPTVTRDEFENQGRVTDILEDGTLARKIGQPQPDPEHDRFMLCGSPSMLKDMCRILDEAGFTESRHGIQAEYVIERAFVE; this comes from the coding sequence ATGGCCGCAATATCCAAACAAAGTGTGACCAGCGTTCATCACTGGAATGAGTCGCTATTCAGTTTTACCACGACCCGCGATAAAGGTCTGCGTTTCGAGAATGGTCATTTTGTGATGGTGGGTCTTGAGGTGGATGGCCGACCCCTGATGCGGGCTTACAGTATCGCCAGCGCAAACTATGATGAAGAGCTGGAATTCTTCAGTATTAAAGTGCCGGACGGCCCGCTGACATCACGCTTGCAGAATATCAAAGTAGGGGATGAAGTCTACGTCAGCAGCAAGCCAACGGGCACTCTGGTGGCCGAGCACCTGCGTCCGGGTCGTAACCTTTACCTGGTTGGCACCGGTACGGGGCTGGCTCCGTTTATGAGTATCATTCGTGACCCTGAGGTGTATGACCGCTTTGAGCGAGTAGTGCTGGTGCATGGTGTACGCCGTATCGTTGACCTAGCCTACAAGGACTACATTACCAAAGAGTTGCCGCAAAATGAGTTTTTTGGTGATGTGGTGCGTGAAAAACTGCTTTATTACCCGACTGTTACCCGTGATGAGTTTGAGAATCAAGGGCGAGTGACTGATATTCTGGAAGATGGCACACTGGCTAGAAAAATTGGCCAGCCACAACCTGATCCGGAGCATGACCGTTTTATGTTGTGCGGTAGTCCCTCAATGCTCAAGGATATGTGTCGCATCCTGGACGAAGCCGGTTTTACCGAGTCTCGCCATGGCATTCAGGCGGAGTATGTGATTGAGCGGGCATTTGTTGAATAA